From Bradyrhizobium sp. sBnM-33:
CCGGGCTTTGGCAGCGGATCGGCAAACCTCTCATTGCGCGCCCCACAAAGTTGCTCGCGCTCGGCTGGAAGCCGATCCTGAGCGATTCGGCCTCTGACCTTATGAGCTCCCCCCGCAAGTAATCTTGCCGAAACCGCCACCATGCTATTTTCAGCCGAATCGTTGCTTTCGTCGAAGTAGCGGCGAATCGTAGTGTAATCGGTCTGAAGTGGCCTTTTGCCGCTACCATGGGCAGTTTGAGCTTTACAGTTATTATCACTATACCGTACTTCAGCGCATTTAGCCCGCGAGCGCCAACAATTCCACCAGAAGCACCTATCGTCGTGACCTGAGCATCAGTAACGCATGATGAGCGATCCGGCCGCAATCCATCTCACGACAACATCCGCACGCCCGCAATTCCGGCGCAGACTGGGTTGGCTCCTTTGCTGGCATGTCGCGGCATGTTGTGTCTCGCTTTCCTACGCCGCAGCCTCCTTTCCTGGCATCGTGGAGTTTGACAAAGCAAACGTCCTGATAGCGATACTGCGGACGCTATCCTTCGTCGGGGTATCGGTTGCTTTCATAGTCAGCCGATTTAGCTTTGGTTATTTCGTCGGATTTTACTTCTATACGATGATCCTCGGCTATCTTTGGCTGATCGAGTTTTCGCTCCTTCCTTATAATCACTCGCTGGCGATAATCTCGATTTTCACGTCCGCGCTCGCCTTCCTTGCGCCCGCGCTGTTTATCACTTCGCCGGTTAAAACGAGATCCAGCTTATCGGTATCTGGCTTCGATCTCCTTTTATCTGCCATCTTGATTTTCTCTGCTGTTTCTATCGGGGCCGGCGCCTTTTACAATTTCAAGTTTGCCGGCCTTTCGGAAATCTACCGATTTCGCGAAGAACTCGCGTTTCCCGCGGCGGCGAGATATGCCCTCGGCATCACATCGAACACGTTGTTGCCGTTTGCATTTGCGGGCTTCATTCTGCGTGGAAGTTTCTTGCGGGCAGGAATCGCACTTGTCCTGCTGCTGCTGCTCTATCCCGTGACATTAACCAAACTAACGCTCTTTGCGCCGTTCTGGCTCCTGTTTCTCGCCGTCTTGTGCAGATTGGTGGAAGCGAGGAGCGCAGCCATTTTGTCGTTGTCGTTGCCGATATCGATCGGATTAGCAACGCTATTCCTCGCCAGGGCGGGGATAATTCCTATTGAATGGGCAGCGCAGTACTTCGGCATAGTCAATACCAGGATGGTCGCCATGCCATCGATCGCCCTTGAAGTGTACAATAACTTCTTTTCGACGCATCCGTTGACGCACTTCTGCCAAATCAACGTACTGAAGGTCTTCATCGACTGTCCGTACAACGAACAGTTATCGATTCTCATGAAGGTCTATAACCAGGGCGCATTCAACGCATCGCTTTTTGCGACAGAAGGCATCGCTTCCGTTGGCCTTAAGCTGGCGCCGCTTTCTGCGTTCGGCTGCGGTCTTGTCATCGCAATTGCCAACCGCTTGTCTTCTGGGTTGCCCTGGAGCTTTGTCTTGTTGTCAGGTGGGATGCTTCCGCAGGTTCTTCTTAACGTTCCACTTTCGACTAATTTATTGAGCAACGGCGCCGCTATCCTGTTCTTGCTTTGGTTCGTTACGCCACGCACCATCTTTGACGGCAAAAACCAAGCGGTCTCTCAAACCGAAGCAAGTACGACTTAGCCGAAATCTATCCCCGATGTTGCGACGATTTCAGCGTATTCTCAATAACCCTCGCAAAGCCCGTGGCAAAGGCAGCGACGTGGTCATCGTGGCCGGGAACAAAACTTCGAACTGATGGTACGCCGGATTCCTGAGAGACCCGTATAATGTGATCGGCCAGAGTCGCGGGATCATCCGTCCCGAAATAGCTCGCCGTATCGTTGGTCTGTTCGCGGTGGACGTCAAGATCAGACAATATCATCGGCACGCCAAACGACTTCGCCTCTTCAACGGCTGTGCTCCATCCCTCCGATCGCGACGGATTGATCAGCCCGGTGCACGCCCGCAGCAACGCGTAAACGTGCGAAAGCGGGATCATTCCCAGATGACGGAAGCATTTTTCGAGCCCGCGACTTCGGACCCCCGCCATGACCTCATCGAAATAGCCTCGCTCGCGCCGATCTTCGGTGCTGCCCGAGGCGCACACGACCGCATCGAACCCTCGCTCCGCCAGGATGGCCAGCGCATCGACGACCACCTGGTGATTCTTGTGCGTGTAGAACTGATTTGGCAGGTAGAAATATTTTTCAGGCAACTGATACTGCGCAACGATCTCAGCCGGATTTGCGGTCAGGAACGCCGGCGACGACCCGGTCGCGAAACGAACCACACAGACCTCGTTCTTCGCGCCGGGATAGAACTTCCGGAAGTCGCGATGCGAGCTTTCGCTGCTCAGCATGACGGTGCGCCCCGATGCAATCTGCATTCGGAAGCCGGCTTCGCGACGCCACCGCGCCGCCGCCGGAAAAAGCTGCGGCAATCGTCGATGCTGAAAATCGGGAAACCAGGCCACTGCGGGATAAGGCAGTCGCCAGCCAAAGAAGCGGGCAGCTTCGAAGACGGCATCGATGCGGTGCGTCCGGAATTCTGCCATCACCCCCTGGTCCAATCCCCAGGCCAGCGCGGCAGCCAAACCGACACGGCCGTCGAACGCCGCCGATCGCACCACCTCCACACCAGGTATCGCGGCAAGCGGCGCAAGATCCGCATCATCATCACCGGTCCCGGCAAACAGGACGGGCGCAAACTCGCCGGAGCGGAACTTGCTCAGCGCCTGAAATAGATTGCTCTGATAGTTATAGCCGCCGGCCCAGAGCCTGCGGGGAATGTGCGTAAAAGCGAGACGCAGCGGCGAACCTTCGTTCACCGGCTCTGACCCTTGAACCACAAGACGTAGTCCGCAAAGCCCTGTGCAGCCGGGATCGTCCACTCGAAGGGCAGAGCGCGGAGCGTTGCGTCGTCCGCCAGCAGACTTGACGGATCGCCGGCGCGCACAATGCCCGAAAATTGTACCGATACGGTTCCGCCCCAGCATTCTGCAAGCATGGTAGCAACCCGTGCCACCGTCGTTCCAAGCCCGGAGCCAGCGTTGATCACTTGAAAGGTCTCCGCCTGCGGCTTTCCGCCGATCACCGCCAACAGCCGGGCGACGTCGCGAACATCGGTCCAGTCCCGCACCTCCGCACCTGTTCCTCCCAACGCCAGGTTCCGTTCACCAGCTTGAAAGCGGGAGCAGATGTCCCATGGCAATTGCTTGCGCAAGTTTGGGCCGTAGACCGAGAACAGCCGCGCCACCGTGCTGCGTATGCCAAAGGTGACGGCATAAGTTCGGCAGAGCTGCTCCATCATCAGCTTGTGCTGCCCATAGGGCGACATCGGCAGCGTTGCGGCATCTACCGCAATCGCTCCCCCATGACCGTCTCCATAGACTGCCGCGCTCGACGCGACAATCAAGCGACAATCCCTGGCGGCCCCGCGGAGCCACTCCAGCAGCCTGGCCGTGCTCGTAACAGTGCGCGAAAAATCCTCAAACGGCTGCGCGATCGACAACCCGACCGACGACCCGCCGGCCAGATGGAAAATCATCGACGGCAGTCCGGAGTGCTCCGCAAGCGCGTTGAGATTGGCCGCATCGATTTCGCCGTTCAGCCAATGCGCGAGACCGATCCGCCCCCGTTCGGCTTCGCCAATCGCGCCGTGACCGATGCCGTGAACGCGATTGCCTCGATCGGCCAGCACCCTGACGAGATGCCGGCCAATGAAGCCATTGGCGCCAGTAACCCAGATGATCATGACTGCGCCTTGTGACAGACAAACGAGTAAAGTCGGCCGGGCCGGTGGTCAAAGCGCTCTGCCATCGAAAGTAGCGAGGTGAGGACGCTCCTGGAAGCGAGTGCGGCGCGCCAAATGGGCCTGACCGGAATCTTGTCCGTCAATCTTTCCACGACGGCCACCTGCAGCGTCTCGATTGTATGGGGAAACAGATTGATCGGGCTCTTGAGCGGCGACAGCACCTCGATCGCAGCAAATCCCGCATTCCTCAACGCGCCGATATATCGATCGAGAAGATACGCGTGCTCGCCGCCATAGAGGTGATGCAGGGGATGCTGATCGAGGAATGCCCCGAGATCGGATTCCCTGCTGATCACGTGTTCGCGCGCGGCGATGAGCATTCCGCCCGGACGAAGCACGCGGAACATTTCCCGGCAGGCGCTGTCGAGATCGCGCATATGGTGCAGCACGGCGCGCGCGAACACGACATCGAACACGCCGTCAGCGAACGGGAGGCGCTCGGAAAACTCCTCGACCACCTCGATCGGCAAGCCAGCCTCGGCCGCGAGCCCTCGGATCGCCGCCGTCCCGACCACGACGCTGGGGTCAGGCTCGAGCGCAGTGACCGCAAATCCGCTTCGCGCCAGCGCGTAGCTCGCAATTCCGCGCCCGGCGCCGACGTCGAGCGCCTTGCCGGTCCGATTCTCCAAAAACTTCGAAACCGCTTGCCATTCGGCACTGGCAAAATAACGCTTCGCCGCATCGATCAGAGGGTCGTCATAGAACGCGTCGAGCACAAGCTGACGCTGGTCCGGCTGGTTGCGCAGCCAAACCACGGCATCTTCCCACGTCGTGAATGGCTGCTCCACCATAAGTTAGCTAACCCAGCGCGCCATTCAGATCAGATCCTGAAATTTCGCCCATTGCAGTTGTTTGCTATAGCGCTCCTTTACCATGGCGCACCCCGCCTGAGCGATGGATCTTGCCAGGGTTTCATCTCTCATGAGCTTGTCGATCAATTCCGGTATTTGTTCAGGCGAGGAATATTGCAACATGGTTTCGCCATTAACGAAGCCTTCCGGATAGCGCCCCGCGTCGGTCAGAAGGACCGCTCCGCCCCCTGTCGCCTCAAAGCATCTCATATTGCCGCGATCTTCTCCCGCCATGTCGACGGCGCCGTTGAAAACGATCCGGCTCTTGGCGATCGCGGCATAGGCATCGCGGCCATACAACGGATCGGCGCGAATCTTCCGAATTTCGTCCGGATGACGATATGAGCGCAGCGCAGGCAGAGGAGGAAGAAAATTGGCCAATCGGGTAAGACGCGAATCTTCGAGGTAAAAACGTGCCCGCACACCGGGCGCTGAAGCCGCCGCCCGAAGGGCTTGGCTGCGCTTGACGTGATGGCGCGAGAATCCGCCGATGAAGATGAGATCGAGTTCATCACTTCGAGCTGCGGCATAGGCATCCATCACCGGATCGTGCGCCGGGAAAAAATACGCTACTCGACAGCCCTTTTTTCGCCAACGCTCGAGAATTGAAGGAAAGTTGCATACGATCAGGTCGTATTTCGTCAGGTCTGCGTTTCCGGACGGCGCAGCGCGCCAGCCAACCGATTTCTTCACGCAACCCGGCAATTTCGCGACAAACTCGCTGCCGTAACGGATCGGGTCAAGATTGTAGAACACTTCAGTGCGATGTTGCTCGATCTGCGCGAGCAGAATTTGCTCCAGATCTTCTGTCTGCAGACCGTTCTCTTTCGCCCAGAGCAGTTGCAGGTCCTTGTCGTCTCCGTTGGCATAAAATGCATTCGGGCCGTTGGTCAGTACGGGCAGAAGGATATGGGACGCCGTAAATCTGGTATCCAAAAACTGCGCTCGTCCGGCGGCGAAACTTTGATACGGCAAGCGGCGACGATGGGCCTGGAATCCGCGGGACAAGCCGTTGTTCTGGAAAACACGCATGACACTCAACCTTCGATACTTGCATCTGGCGGGGCGCTTAATGTCCGGATCACTCTGGCCGGATTCCCGGCAGCCAACGTGTACGGCGGAACATCCCTGGTGACGACTGAACAGGCTCCGATTGCGGCACCCTCTCCAATCGTGACTCCCTTCAGCACACTCACGTTGAATCCGATCCAAGCCCTATTGCTCACCACCACTGGCGCGTGCGCGATCTTCTTCCAATCTTTCCGGCCGGCACTCCATTCGCGAACGTCGTTCCGGCGGTCTATCCAATCGACGCTGTGGGAATCGTGGTCCACAATCGTAATCCCCCACGACATGATGACATCGTCGCCGATGGAGAGGCTTCGATAGCAGACCAGATGACTTCGTCCGATAAATGTGCGGCTTCCGATCTGAATTTTGCCTCCCGTTTCCTCGAAACTGATATCAGCGTGGACGATCGAATCTTCTCCTACCGACAAAACGTTGCCTGCCGCCCGCCTGATGCGGCGCCATGCGATCGTCGACCCACGTCCGATACTTACTGCCCCGGAAAAG
This genomic window contains:
- a CDS encoding NAD-dependent epimerase/dehydratase family protein; translation: MIIWVTGANGFIGRHLVRVLADRGNRVHGIGHGAIGEAERGRIGLAHWLNGEIDAANLNALAEHSGLPSMIFHLAGGSSVGLSIAQPFEDFSRTVTSTARLLEWLRGAARDCRLIVASSAAVYGDGHGGAIAVDAATLPMSPYGQHKLMMEQLCRTYAVTFGIRSTVARLFSVYGPNLRKQLPWDICSRFQAGERNLALGGTGAEVRDWTDVRDVARLLAVIGGKPQAETFQVINAGSGLGTTVARVATMLAECWGGTVSVQFSGIVRAGDPSSLLADDATLRALPFEWTIPAAQGFADYVLWFKGQSR
- a CDS encoding class I SAM-dependent methyltransferase, producing MVWLRNQPDQRQLVLDAFYDDPLIDAAKRYFASAEWQAVSKFLENRTGKALDVGAGRGIASYALARSGFAVTALEPDPSVVVGTAAIRGLAAEAGLPIEVVEEFSERLPFADGVFDVVFARAVLHHMRDLDSACREMFRVLRPGGMLIAAREHVISRESDLGAFLDQHPLHHLYGGEHAYLLDRYIGALRNAGFAAIEVLSPLKSPINLFPHTIETLQVAVVERLTDKIPVRPIWRAALASRSVLTSLLSMAERFDHRPGRLYSFVCHKAQS
- a CDS encoding acyltransferase — translated: MRRILIGLIDAILGWKSRFSGAVSIGRGSTIAWRRIRRAAGNVLSVGEDSIVHADISFEETGGKIQIGSRTFIGRSHLVCYRSLSIGDDVIMSWGITIVDHDSHSVDWIDRRNDVREWSAGRKDWKKIAHAPVVVSNRAWIGFNVSVLKGVTIGEGAAIGACSVVTRDVPPYTLAAGNPARVIRTLSAPPDASIEG
- a CDS encoding glycosyltransferase translates to MRVFQNNGLSRGFQAHRRRLPYQSFAAGRAQFLDTRFTASHILLPVLTNGPNAFYANGDDKDLQLLWAKENGLQTEDLEQILLAQIEQHRTEVFYNLDPIRYGSEFVAKLPGCVKKSVGWRAAPSGNADLTKYDLIVCNFPSILERWRKKGCRVAYFFPAHDPVMDAYAAARSDELDLIFIGGFSRHHVKRSQALRAAASAPGVRARFYLEDSRLTRLANFLPPLPALRSYRHPDEIRKIRADPLYGRDAYAAIAKSRIVFNGAVDMAGEDRGNMRCFEATGGGAVLLTDAGRYPEGFVNGETMLQYSSPEQIPELIDKLMRDETLARSIAQAGCAMVKERYSKQLQWAKFQDLI
- a CDS encoding glycosyltransferase family 4 protein; this encodes MNEGSPLRLAFTHIPRRLWAGGYNYQSNLFQALSKFRSGEFAPVLFAGTGDDDADLAPLAAIPGVEVVRSAAFDGRVGLAAALAWGLDQGVMAEFRTHRIDAVFEAARFFGWRLPYPAVAWFPDFQHRRLPQLFPAAARWRREAGFRMQIASGRTVMLSSESSHRDFRKFYPGAKNEVCVVRFATGSSPAFLTANPAEIVAQYQLPEKYFYLPNQFYTHKNHQVVVDALAILAERGFDAVVCASGSTEDRRERGYFDEVMAGVRSRGLEKCFRHLGMIPLSHVYALLRACTGLINPSRSEGWSTAVEEAKSFGVPMILSDLDVHREQTNDTASYFGTDDPATLADHIIRVSQESGVPSVRSFVPGHDDHVAAFATGFARVIENTLKSSQHRG